The proteins below come from a single Cricetulus griseus strain 17A/GY chromosome 6, alternate assembly CriGri-PICRH-1.0, whole genome shotgun sequence genomic window:
- the Vps18 gene encoding vacuolar protein sorting-associated protein 18 homolog codes for MASILDEYEDSLSRSAVLQTGCPSVGIPHSGYVNAQLEKEVPIFTKQRIDFTPPERITSLVVCCNQLCMSLGKDTLLRIDLGKSSDPNRVELGRKDDAKVHKMFLDHTGSHLLVALSSAEVLYMNRNGQKVRPLTRWKGQLVESVGWNKALGNESSTGPILVGTAQGQIFEAELSASEGGLFGQAPDLYFRPLYVLNEEGGPAPVCSLEAERGPDGRGFVIATTRQRLFQFIGRAVEDAEAQGFSGLFAAYTDHPPPFREFPSNLGYSELAFYTPKLRSAPRAFAWMMGDGVLYGSLDCGRPDSLLSEERVWEYPAGVGPGANPPLAIVLTQFHFLLLLADRVEAVCTLTGQVVLRDHFLEKFGPLRHMVKDSSTGHLWAYTERAVFRYHVQREARDVWRTYLDMNRFDLAKEYCRERPDCLDTVLAREADFCFRQHRYLESARCYALTQSYFEEIALKFLEARQEEALAEFLQRKLAGLKPTERTQATLLTTWLTELYLSRLGALQGDPDALNLYRDTRECFRTFLSSPRHKEWLFASRASIHELLASHGDTEHMVYFAVIMQDYERVVTYHCQHEAYEEALAVLARHRDPQLFYKFSPILIRHIPRQLVDAWIEMGSRLDARQLIPALVNYSQGGEAQQVSQAIRYMEFCVNVLGETEQAIHNYLLSLYARGQPGSLLAYLEQAGASPHRVHYDLKYALRLCAEHGHHRACVHVYKVLELYEEAVDLALQVDVDLAKQCADLPEEDEELRKKLWLKIARHVVQEEEDVQTAMACLASCPLLKIEDVLPFFPDFVTIDHFKEAICSSLKAYNHHIQELQREMEEATASAQRIRRDLQELRGRYGTVEPQDKCSTCDFPLLNRPFYLFLCGHMFHADCLLQAVRPGLPAYKQARLEELQRKLGAAPPPTKGSGKAKEAEAGASAGGPSREQLKADLDELVAAECVYCGELMIRSIDRPFIDPQHYEEEHLSWL; via the exons ATGGCGTCCATCCTGGATGAGTACGAGGACTCATTGTCCCGCTCGGCTGTCTTGCAGACTGGTTGCCCTAGCGTGGGCATCCCCCATTCTG GGTACGTAAATGCCCAGCTGGAGAAGGAAGTGCCTATCTTCACCAAGCAGCGGATTGACTTCACGCCGCCAGAGCGCATCACCAGTCTTGTTGTTTGCTGTAATCAGCTGTGCATGAGCCTGGGCAAGGATACACTGCTCCG CATTGACTTAGGCAAATCAAGTGATCCCAACCGTGTGGAGCTGGGGCGCAAGGATGATGCCAAAGTTCACAAGATGTTCCTGGACCATACTG GCTCTCACCTGTTGGTTGCTCTGAGTAGCGCCGAGGTCCTCTATATGAACCGTAATGGACAGAAGGTCCGGCCACTGACACGCTGGAAGGGACAGCTGGTGGAGAGTGTAGGCTGGAACAAAGCACTGGGCAACGAGAGTAGCACTGGCCCCATCCTGGTCGGCACAGCTCAAGGACAGATCTTTGAAGCAGAGCTCTCAGCTAGCGAAGGTGGCCTCTTTGGCCAGGCCCCAGATCTCTACTTCCGTCCCCTGTATGTGTTAAATGAAGAAGGGGGCCCAGCACCTGTCTGCTCCCTTGAGGCTGAACGTGGTCCTGATGGAAGAGGCTTTGTCATCGCCACCACTCGACAGCGCCTCTTCCAGTTCATAGGCCGAGCCGTAGAAGATGCTGAAGCCCAGGGCTTCTCGGGGCTCTTTGCTGCCTACACAGACCACCCACCCCCATTCCGTGAGTTTCCTAGCAATTTGGGGTATAGTGAGTTGGCTTTCTATACCCCCAAGTTACGTTCTGCGCCTCGTGCCTTCGCCTGGATGATGGGAGATGGTGTGCTGTATGGCTCCCTGGACTGCGGGCGCCCCGACTCCCTGCTGAGCGAGGAGCGAGTGTGGGAGTATCCAGCGGGGGTTGGTCCGGGGGCCAATCCACCCCTAGCCATCGTCTTGACCCAGTTTCAtttcctgctgctgctggcaGACCGGGTGGAGGCCGTGTGTACACTGACGGGGCAGGTGGTGCTGCGGGATCACTTCCTGGAGAAGTTTGGACCCCTGAGGCACATGGTGAAGGACTCCTCCACTGGTCACCTATGGGCCTACACTGAGCGTGCCGTCTTCCGATACCATGTGCAGCGTGAGGCTCGCGATGTCTGGCGCACGTACCTGGACATGAACCGCTTTGACCTGGCCAAAGAGTATTGTCGAGAGCGGCCTGACTGCCTGGACACAGTCCTGGCCCGAGAGGCCGATTTCTGCTTTCGCCAGCATCGCTATCTGGAGAGTGCCCGCTGCTATGCTCTGACCCAGAGTTACTTTGAGGAGATTGCTCTCAAGTTTTTGGAGGCCCGGCAAGAAGAGGCGCTGGCCGAGTTTCTACAGCGGAAACTGGCTGGCTTGAAGCCAACTGAGCGTACCCAGGCCACACTGCTGACCACTTGGCTGACGGAGCTCTACCTTAGCCGGCTTGGTGCCCTGCAGGGTGACCCAGATGCTCTGAATCTCTACCGGGATACACGGGAGTGCTTCCGTACCTTTCTCAGTAGCCCTCGGCACAAGGAGTGGCTCTTTGCCAGCAGGGCCTCGATCCATGAGCTGCTCGCCAGTCATGGGGACACAGAGCATATGGTGTACTTTGCCGTGATCATGCAGGACTACGAACGGGTGGTGACGTACCACTGCCAGCACGAGGCCTACGAGGAGGCCCTGGCTGTACTTGCCCGCCACCGTGACCCCCAGCTCTTCTACAAATTCTCCCCCATCCTTATCCGACATATCCCTCGCCAGCTAGTAGATGCCTGGATTGAGATGGGCAGCCGACTGGATGCTCGGCAGCTCATCCCTGCCCTGGTGAACTATAGCCAGGGTGGCGAGGCACAGCAGGTGAGCCAGGCCATCCGCTATATGGAATTCTGTGTGAATGTGCTTGGCGAGACCGAGCAGGCCATTCACAACTACCTGCTGTCACTGTATGCCCGGGGCCAGCCAGGCTCACTGCTGGCCTACCTGGAGCAAGCTGGGGCCAGCCCTCACCGCGTGCATTATGACCTCAAATACGCACTTCGACTCTGTGCTGAGCACGGTCACCACCGAGCTTGTGTCCACGTCTACAAGGTGTTGGAGCTGTATGAGGAAGCTGTGGACCTGGCCCTGCAG GTAGATGTGGACCTGGCCAAGCAGTGTGCAGACTTGCCAGAAGAGGATGAGGAGCTGCGCAAGAAACTATGGCTCAAGATCGCTCGGCACGTGgtgcaggaggaggaggacgtGCAGACAGCTATGGCCTGCTTGGCCAGCTGCCCCTTGCTCAAGATTGAGGACGTGCTGCCTTTCTTTCCTGACTTTGTCACAATCGACCACTTCAAGGAGGCCATCTGCAGTTCACTTAAGGCCTACAACCACCACATCCAAGAGCTGCAGCGGGAGATGGAAGAAGCCACAGCCAGTGCCCAGCGTATCCGGCGAGACCTGCAGGAACTTCGGGGACGCTATGGCACTGTGGAACCTCAGGACAAATGCTCCACCTGTGACTTCCCTCTGCTCAACCGACCCTTTTACCTGTTCCTCTGTGGCCACATGTTTCACGCTGACTGTCTCCTGCAGGCTGTGAGGCCTGGCCTTCCTGCCTATAAGCAGGCCAGGCTTGAGGAGCTGCAGCGCAAGCTTGGGGCTGCGCCTCCTCCCACCAAAGGCTCTGGGAAGGCCAAAGAGGCCGAAGCTGGGGCTTCAGCTGGGGGGCCCAGCCGGGAACAGCTCAAGGCTGACCTAGATGAACTGGTGGCTGCTGAGTGTGTGTACTGTGGGGAGCTGATGATCCGCTCTATTGACCGGCCCTTCATTGACCCCCAGCACTATGAGGAGGAACACCTCAGCTGGCTGTAG
- the Rhov gene encoding rho-related GTP-binding protein RhoV isoform X2, producing the protein MPPRELSEAEPPPLPASTPPPRRRSAPPPPELGIKCVLVGDGAVGKSSLIVSYTCNGYPARYRPTALDTFSVQVLVDGSPVRIELWDTAGQEDFERLRSLCYPDTDVFLACFSVVQPSSFQNITEKWLPEIRTHNPQAPVLLVGTQADLRDDVNVLIQLDQGGREGPVPQPQAQGLAEKIRACCYLECSALTQKNLKEVFDSAILSAIEHKARLEKKLNAKGVRTLSRCRWKKFFCFV; encoded by the exons ATGCCGCCGCGGGAGCTGAGCGAGGCCGAGCCACCGCCTCTCCCAGCTTCGACCCCTCCTCCACGGCGGCGCAGCGCACCTCCACCTCCGGAGCTGGGCATCAAATGTGTGCTAGTGGGTGATGGCGCGGTGGGCAAGAGCAGCCTCATCGTCAGCTACACCTGCAATGGGTACCCCGCGCGTTACCGGCCCACGGCACTGGACACCTTCTCCG tGCAAGTCCTGGTAGATGGATCCCCTGTGCGAATCGAGCTCTGGGATACTGCAGGGCAG GAGGATTTTGAACGGCTTCGCTCCCTCTGCTACCCGGATACTGATGTGTTTCTGGCTTGCTTCAGCGTGGTGCAGCCCAGCTCCTTCCAAAACATCACAGAAAAATGGCTGCCTGAGATCCGTACTCACAACCCCCAAGCACCTGTGTTGCTGGTGGGCACTCAGGCTGACCTGAGGGATGATGTCAATGTACTAATTCAACTGGACCAGGGAGGCCGGGAGGGCCCAGTACCCCAACCCCAAGCCCAGGGTCTGGCCGAGAAGATCCGGGCCTGCTGCTACCTTGAGTGCTCAGCCTTGACGCAGAAGAACTTGAAGGAGGTGTTTGACTCTGCCATTCTCAGTGCCATTGAGCACAAAGCCCGCCTGGAAAAGAAACTGAATGCAAAAGGTGTGCGCACGCTCTCTCGCTGCCGCTGGAAGAAGTTCTTCTGCTTTGTTTGA